The nucleotide window CTCGGCGCCTAATACTAGCTTGATGGTTGCAGGAATTTTAAAATCATTTTCAGATTCACCGCCAACTCATTACACTGTAAAAATAGAGTTATTTTCGATGATAACTGAACTTTTTTCAGAGGATGGATATGAATCATCACAATTTGAAGCCGGAGGATACAAATGGTAATTACTTTTTTGTCTGTCAACCCATGTCTACTTCTTTCTCTCtatattatttctttttacATGAACTAGTGATACATTTTGAATTATGTCATTTGCTTTTCACACGCAGGAAACTGGTGTTGTACCCAAATGGAAACATGAGGAGGAATGTGGGAGACCACATCTCTATCTACTTGGTAATTGCTGGAACAGATTCACTTCCAACTGGTTGGGAGGTATATGTTGATTTCAGATTGTTTTTGCTCGATCAGAATAAGAAAGCCTACTCGGTTTTTGAAGGtactatatatatgattttATCTACTTCAGTAGACTtgtttatgtatatatatatatgcaaagcatattgcttaatttctaatttttttttaatagtttttGTTCCTTTTTGCACTTGTTAGATGCTTTTACAAAGCAAAAGTGCTTTAATGGAGCTATGCTTGATGCGGCTGGTTTTGATAAACTTATCCCCATTAAAGATTTTACTGATGTTTCCAATGGATATCTTATTGATGATACATGCGTGTATGGAGCTGAGGTCTTTGTTTGTAAAGAAAGGAGAACAGGGAAAGGAGAGTGTCTATCAAGGATAAGAGATGCCTCCGTGTACAAGCACGTTTGGAAGATAGATAATTTTTCAGAATTGGACGCTGAATCCTATTCATCGGAACCCTTTAATGCTGGAGGCTATGAATGGTATCTATGATAAGGCTTACGAATTTTCATATATGCGTTATAAAATGTAATTTTAGCAATTGATCGATGCCATTTACCTATTCAATTTTGCAGTTGTAGAACTTGTTAAAGTATTGTTTCCAATGCATTACATAGTGCTCGAAGATTAGATCGATGTTATGATGcctgcaatctaatattattctCATTGTTCCTCGATCTACTGGTTGTTGCAGGAAGATAAAGCTCTATCCCAAGGGAACCGGTGATGGAAAGGATAGTCATCTTTCTCTGTTTTTCATATTGGCAAATCCTGAGACCCTTCCTCCTGGCTCTAGTATATTTGCAGATTATACATCGCGCATCCTAGATCAGATTCATGACAGGCATCACTCTAAAAGGGGTAAAGATTGACTAAACTTTTATTGACATTTCTATGCATGCCCTCAATTTTATGTCCCATaacgtgtgtgtgtatgtagaAATAATAtaaccaaagaaaattgaaGGGCTAAATTATGTTGTTTGTTATATATACTCTGGTATAATTTGGCTGCAGCATCGCCTAATAGTATGTTGTTTATTGGACTTTCAGCAACTAATGGCAGGATCTTCAGTACCTTGCATCCGAGTTGGGGTTACGATAAATTCATTGCACTGGAGATGTTCAGTTCGGCAGACAAGGGTTTTTTGATGAACGACACTTGCATAGTGGAGGTAGAGGTCACTGTCCGTGGAATTACTGGAGTTCTGTAGTAATAACCTTGTCCTAAGAACTAATTTTGCTGCGTGCACAGTGCCCCGATATGGTTATAATGTTTCTGACATCAGTGAAGATCGAACACATTACTTTTCAATAGAGAATGTTTATCAGTTATATTACTACCTTAAAGTTAAATGTTTGATCATGAATTTATAAAAAGCTGATCTTGGAATTCATCATATCGTATTTAATCGGCTGATCTGCTGTGAACATAAACCATTATTAATTGAAGATCGATTAATTTTCTAAATGCATCtaggtatgaaaattatacTTTTGGTTTATCCAATTTTGTGTTTCCCTTGGTTATAAATATGCACCATTTGTgtgtttaataaaaaatttccAAAGTCCTCCATGAAACCTGAAAGTTGtcaacacaaaaataaaaatcataatttctgcaagagtttttttaaatgtacccagcaaatatctaaataCACCCAACATATTTTTTACACTCAACAAAATCATAAAATCTTTAACTACACCTAGCAAGTTTTCCAATAATACccttattttaaattaaacccAGCAGAACTCACTGCACCCAGCAAAAGCTGTTCATCCCGATAACACACCCAGCAAATCCTTCGTTCTTCTGAGATGGTTTGGTATTCTAATATGGACTTTCTTAACACTGATCTGGTAACACGGATGCATACCCAGTCCCAAATTGAAGAATTTCTCCATCTTAGACTCAGTCGTCATCTCTATCCCATCGctcccttttttattttccGTAGGAAAGTACTCTTAGAATGGAGATTTCATCTATAAAGATGTTGAATCTGTGAGCATGCCGTCGGATTCCCCAATAGATATGTCCACCAATAGATCCTTCTAAGGAAAATGTCATTATTAAGGacttaaaaaaaatatcaactCTTCTTGATTAAGTATGTCCGCTCTTTTTCGCGGATCTGGTTATTTGCTTCACTGCTTGTTAAGGACTAGGAACATTTTTCCATCCTTACTCATTTATAAGTTGGCTCCTATTTccatatatatgcatgttttTGTCCGGGACTTTCATCACTCAGCATCAATCGCTACCTCCTTCAGGACCGAATGACCGATCAAAGTGCAATTGAATGCAAcagcaaagtttttttttttttttggttgaatgaTAAACTAAAATTAACATACCTTATTAGAAGCCTCCGAAATCATGATTGCACTCATAACTTTGTCAATATCATGTGTATTAAACCTAAGAGATGAAGcaattataatgaaaagtaaaatttgaatttaagGTTTTTCTGGAAGAAACAACGTAACAACTGACATAGTGAACTGCTGggttcaaatagaaaaaaaagtttcaaattttatgatttcttttgttattatcttaatttaccATGACTTTTAATGTAATTTCGTATGAGGATACAATTGTCTTTTCATGCAAAATTGATTTGCTGGGTGTAtatagatatttgctgggtacatttagaaagactctTTCTGCAACGATTTCTCATCCATCCAGGGGTGGCTTAGCTTTGGTTTTCCATTATTTATTAGGAGATTACGTAAAAGAAATACGGGTTCCGCTTCCCGCGGCAATATGCTTCTGATTTTGTACGGAACTCGAGGAGGAGCAAAACTTGGATAGGGCGGGCTATATTTGCAGGGACGGGGTGATATTTGAATATTTTACCTAAGTTTTAGCCAACCTTACATATATAAGACGGAGTTACCTATGTTTTGCTCCTCATATAAAGTGATTTAGTCATAATCAAAACCAGAAGATTTAGTGCTACTTGTAGGCTCTAGCTAGTGATCAATTACGAAACCCACCATCTCATATCCGAGGTCCCATTAACCCGCTccactttcatttttttaattatccaCCTCATGCAATTATCAATTATCAATGTTCGAATTCGAATTCCCATCCCCCCCCAACTCTTTTTGTTGATTACAATTTAGGCAAGCAGGCTGCATTCGCATCATTGTGTTCCTTTTATGCTCAAATCAAGGCTATCAAGCATCGAATTTATATGAGTTCCATATAAGGATAGAAACTAGAGAATACAGATGAGTTGTGCTAGAAATATAAAGACCCcctaaaatttaaatttgatgGAGTCTTATTCATAACATCACTTTATATCTTCATGTTATTTTATCGTTCACTCCACTAAAACTAAGAGCAAGGGCTAAACTTATATAAGCTAATATTGGTAGCTTAGTTAATAAGTAGTAAGTGACATGTTGTTATTTAAAGGATAttaagaccatctccaacagaTGGGTCTTTTGCCATCTGGACACCCAACGGGTATTTTTGACCGACCAAACCATTCTCCAACAGATGTGTTTTTTACACGTGGATTTGACATCCACCTCTCCTCTGTCAAAAATGACAGAAACCATTGAAGctgtcttttaattttttattgtttctttctctCACTCTCCTTCCCTTTCACggctttcttcctctcctctcaCCCAGAACTTCAAGCTTCCACTAAAAGATCACCCAGAACTTCAAGCttcaatcttcctcttctcaagattcttttctcttcttaggATCATGGATCAAAAGAATTCAGCTTCATCTTCAGATGGTGCAGATGAGGAATTTTGGGATCTTGCCAATTCATCATCAGACGAAGACTTGATGAATCTGCAGGTTGAAGCTCGACAAGAGAAGGGGAGAAGAAGACGCCGGGGCTCAATTCCTGGTCATAAGCTGAATCTGACAGTGGGGATCATCCCGTCCTTGAATGTGGCAACCGGTCTGCTCGGGTTCTTCTTCGTCAAGTCCTAGATCGGGTTCTTGGCCCAATTTGGGTTTCAAGTGAAGCCCTTCACCAGGCAAGAGAACACTGTCATCCAAACTTGCGTTGTCGCTTGCTATAGCCTCGCCTTTAGCTGTATAACCCTCAAATCATTAGCTCTTTTAATCTGTGTGTAATTACATTTGGTTGCATCTTTTTTAATACCGGAAAAAATTAAACTTGGGAAATTTTGATGACAGGGGGATTCGGTTCGTATTTGGTTGCAATGGATGAGAGAACATATAAACTCATCGGGGAGGATTACCCTGGTAACAGGGCAGAAGATGTTATTAATCCGAGCTTGTGGTGGATGACTGGTTTCCTCGTTGTTGTCAGCTTCCTTGGACTTTTTAGTCTTGTTCCGCTTCGCAAGGTAACTACTTCCACTGTGGTTTGTTCAATCTTCCAACAATGTCTTGGAAAGTATCTAAGCATGAGTTTAATTTGGAGCTGCTTTAAGTGGTTCTTCAGTGGTATTGGAGATTCATGTGCGTTTGACAACTTTCCTAGCCTTGAATTGACACTTTTTAAGAACACTTttatggtgaagtttggttccTTCATTTTGTTGTGAGCAGCTGTTTGGTTGTTAACAGTCCGATTAGGTGAGAAATTACTCAAATTGCTTTCACTTCCAGCTGTTTGGttgtgagaaattgagttgTTAGAATGTGAAATGAGATTTGTGTTCTGGCTTTCCTTCCCATATATTACGGCAGGAATTATGCATATGAGTTAAatgcatttttttgttttgattttttagattttgtattgttttttgttgtgCAGACTGATAAATGCTACTTGTGTTAATAAATGCAAAAGAGTTAATAGAGttagctaccaaatgtaaatgAAATGTACTTAAGAGATATGGAAGCCTTTTGAGTGCTTTCTCTGTTCATAAAATGGAACAGTTTGTTGTATATGAAGATTTTGTTGGGTAGATTTGCCCAACTATTTGTGTAAGAATTTGACAGTAAAAGGAAACACAAGTCATGGATTCCAAATCCTTGATTTGTAATTTACAgtgcaaaatatatttttgatgTATCATCATTTTTTAGATGTATGAACAGGCTCCTTGAGCCCAAAATATATATAGCCTTGGTGTGTCTTTCAGCTTGATATGCAGTATGGATTCATTTGTGACCATGTTTGATGATTGCTTGCTGGGTATTTGAATTTGTCTGGGATATTTTGTCTTTGATGAATTTGATGCTACTAATATGAAGAACGAATCATATGAAATAATTTCCTACTTTCTGAAGCTCTACTGTTGTTTGAGTCTTTTTGCTCGTCTTTTCCTGTCTTCTGTGCTGCCAAGTTTGTGATGCTTCCTTCGCTTTGGTGTTTGATGGTGGCTTGCCATCGTATATTTGTATTGCTTGTATTTTTGGGATAATTGGGTGATAtttatgatgaagaagaagagcagcAGAAACTAGCACTGGAACCATTTGCCTTGTATGGTCTTTGATTTACAagatacaaaaagaaagaaaggaaaacaactcttaaaatagaattttatatgttaaataatattcaaatttgacatctccATTGGAGTTAAAACAAGTCTTCATGTTGCTATGTCAAATTTGCCACCtcatatgtcaaattcaagaccaaagccaaataacaaacccattggagatgctctaagttcTTGTTTTAATCAGGTAACTAATAACCTTACATAATCACTTACCACACGTGAGGTTTACAAAAAATCAGAATACAATGAATAATGAACTATCTATTAGGTTAACACGCGCTCCCTCTTTTATAATTTGTATCCGTACAACCTCAAAGCTCTGGATTATAGAGTATTTGTACAATTTTCTAAGAGGTTATCTAAAAACACGACAAACTTTGAGGGTATCTATACAAAAAGAGCTCATTAATTTCAGCGCACATTTGGGGTCGatttgtaaaaagaaaaagagccaAGGACCGCCGCGGCAAAGAATTCAAGTGGTGCAAAAGGGGCGGGCCAGCATTACAATTCAAACTCCAACGGCCTGACACCTTCTCTTCCACTCCAAATCTCAAAGCACCTCTCTCATTCCCCCtcccaaaccaaaacccaaaatccacTGTTTTCTTCCTCTCATGGGTTCAAAACGCAGTTTCTAATTCCGGAACCAAAACCTAATCATCTCTACCGAAGCTTTTGAGCTCAGCAATGTCGAAGGAGAGCTCAACGGCACGATTCCCAGCCCGAAACGTTTCGAGGACGCCGCAGCCGGAGCCGAGCGAGAACGAGTTCGAAACGCCGGCCAATCCGATCCAATTTCCGCCTCCGAGGACGCCTCTGAACAGCATAGCAGATCCAGCGCAATTGCAGAAGGAGTTTCTCGAACTCGATTTGGATTCGCATCCGAAGCTCGAAGCCGTTAGATCCGGTAGGTTTTCTTTGTCGGAGAGAAGGCTCGTGGCTTTGGATAAAGGTGGAAATGCCGGTCTCAGCTTCGGAACTCCTAGGGTTTCAGGCAGAGGAGGAAAGGCTCACTCGGAGCCTAACTCGGCACAAAGCACTCCGGCGAGAAATCGAGCTTCGATTGGAGGTTGTGCAGTGAGCAGAGCTCCAGTGTACAATGGAGGCAGAGCGGGGAGTTCTTCTAGAATCTCCCGGGAGATTCCGGCGGCCAATTCGGAGATTTTGACTCAAGTACCGCATTTTGAGCTTGCTGAAGACTCGTCGTTTTGGACTGATCACAATGTGCAGGTTTGTGGACTAGTGTTGATTTGGTGATTGGATGTAGGGTTAAGTTTTTGGTGGATTTGATTAGTTTGATTTCTGTTTTGAGTTTCAGGTACTAATTCGAATTCGGCCATTGAGTAGTATGGAGAGGGCTTTGCAAGGGTGTGGTAGGTGTTTGAAGCAGGAGAGCTCACAAACTTTGGTGTTGCATGGTCCTCCTGATGCTAGATTCACATTTGATCATATTGCATGCGAGATGATATCACAGGTTATAATCTCAATCTTTGGTTAGGGTTGAAAAccaataaattttcttttttttggaattttgtAGTTTCCAATTTAAGAGAAAAAGGAATACATATACATAGACAgagatgaatttttattttattttatcagcCTTCATTTATTGGTTTGTATGAAGCAATATTTAACTTTTAACCACAATTAAGGGGGCACTCATTTTGTCTCTGCTTTGTTTGCTGTAGGAAAAGCTGTTCAAGGTTGCAGGAATGCCCATGGTGGAGAATTGCTTGTCTGGTTATAATAGCTGTATGTTCGCCTACGGTCAGGTAATTTGTGCTGCAAGTTAATATTTTGGTGCTATGGTGTTTTGTGGTGCATAAGTTGAAGtaaaagtgttttttttttttgcagacaGGTAGTGGCAAAACGTACACAATGATGGGTGAGATATATGAGATTGAGGGACAACTCAATGACGATTGTGGGATTACTCCACGCATTTTTGAATATTTGTTCAAGAGGATTAGAATGGTACGCTGTCACATCATTGATATCTTCCATGGCTACTTTCTTGAATTCATTCATTATTGTCTTCTGGTTTGGTTTCTTTACTCGCTTTTAGGTAGATGTCTTACTGTAATTCATATGCGCAGGAAGAGGAGAACAGGAGAGAGGAACAGCTGAAGTATAGCTGCAAATGTTCCTTTCTTGAGATTTACAATGAGCAGATAACAGATCTCTTGGAGCCTTCATCAACTAATCTACAAGTAAATAATATCTATTCATATGGGTCATGCTGTATGTTTCACCTAGAGTTGTTCTTTTTGACACCAAGTAACTGTTACTCCGTTATTGCAGCTCAGGGAGGACTTGAAGAAAGGGGTTTACGTTGAAAACCTTACAGAATACAATGTGACAAATGTTAATGATGTTGTCAAGCTTCTGTTACATGTGGGTACTTCATAATAAATGTTTTGCTCATCTACAGTTACTTTGAGTTTAGGATGTGAACATGATTGCTATGTATTTATTTGTTTAGGGTGCTTCGAACAGAAAAATGGCAGCTACACACATGAACAGCGAGAGCAGCCGCTCACATAGTGTTTTCACTTGTATCATTGAAAGTCGTTGGGAAAACGATTCCATGACTCATTTTAGATTTGCAAGGTTGAATTTAGTAGATCTAGCTGGTTCAGAGAGGTATACAATCTTTctgctcctcttcttcttcatttttacttttcattgTTTTGTAAACGCTTACATGTTGGATAACATGCTTATTAATTTAGGCAGAAAGGCTCTGGTGCAGAGGGAGATCGTTTGAAAGAAGCAGCAAATATAAACAAATCGTTATCAACTCTTGGGTACTATATCAAGGACCTATCATTATTTTTTAACTTGCTTTGATACTGCAGTATATCTTCTATATTTCCCATTCACCATTCTGCATGCTGTTCCTTCAGTattcacaatttttttcataGGCATGAATGAATGATGCTCATTAGGCCTTCCTTAACATGAGATCCTATTTCTTGTGGAAATATTCTTATTGACATAATGATAGTAGATATTAAACTAAATTGGGAGTAAGGGAAGATATATTATTTCATGCCTTTGCGGTGCCAAGTCACAGTTCTCTCATTATTTTGTGTAGCTCAATTGACGTATGTTTCATATAGTCAAATCCACATGTTAAATTATTCATTGCTAGTTGCTTCCAGATTTATGTATATGGGGTCTTTCAATGCCAATCACAAACACCTAAAAATTCTGCTCATGGTTTAATTACTATAGTGCCAGTCAAATCCGAGATTGATTTTTCAGCTGGTTAACTGGTATCATTCTGTGGTTTTAGGTTGGTGATAATGTCTCTAGTTGATTTAGCGCATGGGAAGCAGAGACATGTTCCTTATAGAGATTCGAGGCTTACATTTCTGCTTCAGGTTAGAAATCCGAAGATTTGGAACTCAGTATATTTCATGTAATTATGATATGCATACTTTACATTTTAGTTCATCTtcaaaaatacttaattggcgCACATCTTTTGTATGCAGGATTCTCTGGGTGGGAACTCTAAAACAACTATAATTGCAAATGTCAGCCCATCTAGTTGGTTTGTGATGATTGCCTAAATTTTTTGATTAATTTAtgggtttttatttatttttttgtttcctttaaCTGACTTTTGCTTTCCTTGCAGTTCTGCAAATGAGACGCTAAGCACTTTGAAGTTTGCCCAGCGTGCGAAACTTATCCAGAACAATGTACCTACTTTGTacactttttatttttgaggaagtaCTTTGTACACTGACAGAGAAACATGGCCATTATCTCTTATTGTTGActtctttttccatttttttttccaggcTAAAGTGAATGAAGATGCTTCAGGTGACATAACTGCTCTTCAGCGACACATCCAACAGTTAAAGGCATGGAT belongs to Rosa chinensis cultivar Old Blush chromosome 4, RchiOBHm-V2, whole genome shotgun sequence and includes:
- the LOC112200902 gene encoding MATH domain and coiled-coil domain-containing protein At2g42480; its protein translation is MALEKDGILKSFSDSPPTHYTVKIELFSMITELFSEDGYESSQFEAGGYKWKLVLYPNGNMRRNVGDHISIYLVIAGTDSLPTGWEVYVDFRLFLLDQNKKAYSVFEDAFTKQKCFNGAMLDAAGFDKLIPIKDFTDVSNGYLIDDTCVYGAEVFVCKERRTGKGECLSRIRDASVYKHVWKIDNFSELDAESYSSEPFNAGGYEWKIKLYPKGTGDGKDSHLSLFFILANPETLPPGSSIFADYTSRILDQIHDRHHSKRATNGRIFSTLHPSWGYDKFIALEMFSSADKGFLMNDTCIVEVEVTVRGITGVL